A genomic window from Phocoena sinus isolate mPhoSin1 chromosome 20, mPhoSin1.pri, whole genome shotgun sequence includes:
- the RTN4RL1 gene encoding reticulon-4 receptor-like 1 isoform X1 codes for MHTGDAEAVWNEHSILGCCVELLLLLLAGELPLGGGCPRDCVCYPAPMTVSCQAHNFVAVPEGIPEDSERVFLQNNRITLLQQGHFSPSMVTLWIYSNNITFIDPSTFQGFMHLEELDLGDNRQLRTLAPETFQGLVKLHALYLYKCGLSALPAGIFGGLHSLQYLYLQDNHIEYLQDDIFVDLVNLSHLFLHGNKLWSLGQDTFRGLVNLDRLLLHENQLQWVHHRAFHDLRRLTTLFLFNNSLSELPGDCLAPLGALEFLRLNGNAWDCGCRARSLWEWLQRFRGSSSAVPCVSPEPLHGQDLKLLRAEDFRNCTGPASPHQIKSHTLTTTDRATRKEHHPPRGPTRDKDHPHGHLPGSRSGYKKLGKNCTSHRNRNQISKAGTRKQAHELQDYAPDYQHKFSFDIMPTARPKRKGKCARRTPIRAPSGVQQASLGSSLRASLLAWILGLVVTLR; via the coding sequence GGTGCTGTGTggaactgctgctgctgctgctggccggGGAGCTGCCCCTGGGCGGCGGCTGCCCGCGGGACTGCGTGTGCTACCCCGCACCCATGACGGTCAGCTGCCAGGCGCACAACTTCGTCGCCGTCCCCGAGGGCATCCCGGAGGACAGCGAGCGCGTCTTCCTGCAGAACAACCGCATCACCCTCCTCCAGCAGGGCCACTTCAGCCCCTCCATGGTCACCCTGTGGATCTACTCCAACAACATCACCTTCATCGACCCCAGCACCTTCCAGGGCTTCATGCACCTGGAGGAGCTGGACCTCGGCGACAACCGGCAGCTGCGGACGCTGGCGCCCGAGACCTTCCAGGGCCTGGTGAAGCTCCATGCCCTCTACCTCTATAAGTGCGGGCTCAGTGCCCTGCCGGCCGGCATCTTCGGCGGCCTGCACAGCCTGCAGTACCTCTACCTGCAGGACAACCACATCGAGTACCTCCAGGACGACATCTTTGTGGACCTGGTCAACCTCAGCCACCTGTTCCTCCACGGCAACAAGCTGTGGAGCCTCGGCCAGGACACCTTCCGGGGCCTGGTGAACCTGGACCGGCTGCTGCTGCACGAGAACCAGCTGCAGTGGGTCCATCACAGGGCTTTCCACGACCTCCGCAGGCTGACCACCCTCTTCCTCTTCAACAACAGTCTCTCCGAGCTGCCGGGCGACTGCCTGGCACCCCTGGGGGCCCTGGAATTCCTCCGCCTCAACGGCAACGCCTGGGACTGTGGCTGCCGGGCGCGCTCCCTGTGGGAATGGCTGCAAAGGTTCCGTGGCTCCAGCTCCGCTGTCCCTTGCGTGTCCCCCGAGCCTCTGCATGGCCAGGACCTGAAGCTGCTGAGGGCCGAGGACTTCCGGAACTGCACGGGGCCGGCGTCCCCGCACCAGATCAAGTCGCACACGCTCACCACCACCGACAGGGCCACCCGCAAGGAGCACCACCCACCCCGTGGCCCCACCAGGGACAAGGACCACCCGCACGGCCATCTGCCCGGCTCTCGGTCGGGCTACAAGAAGCTGGGCAAGAACTGCACCAGCCACAGGAATCGCAACCAGATCTCGAAGGCGGGCACCCGGAAGCAGGCCCACGAGCTGCAGGACTATGCCCCTGACTACCAGCACAAGTTCAGCTTTGACATCATGCCCACGGCACGGCCCAAGAGGAAGGGCAAGTGTGCCCGCAGGACCCCCATCCGTGCCCCCAGCGGGGTGCAGCAGGCCTCCTTGGGCAGTTCCCTGAGGGCCTCGCTCCTGGCCTGGATACTGGGGCTGGTGGTCACTCTTCGCTGA
- the RTN4RL1 gene encoding reticulon-4 receptor-like 1 isoform X2: protein MLRKGCCVELLLLLLAGELPLGGGCPRDCVCYPAPMTVSCQAHNFVAVPEGIPEDSERVFLQNNRITLLQQGHFSPSMVTLWIYSNNITFIDPSTFQGFMHLEELDLGDNRQLRTLAPETFQGLVKLHALYLYKCGLSALPAGIFGGLHSLQYLYLQDNHIEYLQDDIFVDLVNLSHLFLHGNKLWSLGQDTFRGLVNLDRLLLHENQLQWVHHRAFHDLRRLTTLFLFNNSLSELPGDCLAPLGALEFLRLNGNAWDCGCRARSLWEWLQRFRGSSSAVPCVSPEPLHGQDLKLLRAEDFRNCTGPASPHQIKSHTLTTTDRATRKEHHPPRGPTRDKDHPHGHLPGSRSGYKKLGKNCTSHRNRNQISKAGTRKQAHELQDYAPDYQHKFSFDIMPTARPKRKGKCARRTPIRAPSGVQQASLGSSLRASLLAWILGLVVTLR from the coding sequence GGTGCTGTGTggaactgctgctgctgctgctggccggGGAGCTGCCCCTGGGCGGCGGCTGCCCGCGGGACTGCGTGTGCTACCCCGCACCCATGACGGTCAGCTGCCAGGCGCACAACTTCGTCGCCGTCCCCGAGGGCATCCCGGAGGACAGCGAGCGCGTCTTCCTGCAGAACAACCGCATCACCCTCCTCCAGCAGGGCCACTTCAGCCCCTCCATGGTCACCCTGTGGATCTACTCCAACAACATCACCTTCATCGACCCCAGCACCTTCCAGGGCTTCATGCACCTGGAGGAGCTGGACCTCGGCGACAACCGGCAGCTGCGGACGCTGGCGCCCGAGACCTTCCAGGGCCTGGTGAAGCTCCATGCCCTCTACCTCTATAAGTGCGGGCTCAGTGCCCTGCCGGCCGGCATCTTCGGCGGCCTGCACAGCCTGCAGTACCTCTACCTGCAGGACAACCACATCGAGTACCTCCAGGACGACATCTTTGTGGACCTGGTCAACCTCAGCCACCTGTTCCTCCACGGCAACAAGCTGTGGAGCCTCGGCCAGGACACCTTCCGGGGCCTGGTGAACCTGGACCGGCTGCTGCTGCACGAGAACCAGCTGCAGTGGGTCCATCACAGGGCTTTCCACGACCTCCGCAGGCTGACCACCCTCTTCCTCTTCAACAACAGTCTCTCCGAGCTGCCGGGCGACTGCCTGGCACCCCTGGGGGCCCTGGAATTCCTCCGCCTCAACGGCAACGCCTGGGACTGTGGCTGCCGGGCGCGCTCCCTGTGGGAATGGCTGCAAAGGTTCCGTGGCTCCAGCTCCGCTGTCCCTTGCGTGTCCCCCGAGCCTCTGCATGGCCAGGACCTGAAGCTGCTGAGGGCCGAGGACTTCCGGAACTGCACGGGGCCGGCGTCCCCGCACCAGATCAAGTCGCACACGCTCACCACCACCGACAGGGCCACCCGCAAGGAGCACCACCCACCCCGTGGCCCCACCAGGGACAAGGACCACCCGCACGGCCATCTGCCCGGCTCTCGGTCGGGCTACAAGAAGCTGGGCAAGAACTGCACCAGCCACAGGAATCGCAACCAGATCTCGAAGGCGGGCACCCGGAAGCAGGCCCACGAGCTGCAGGACTATGCCCCTGACTACCAGCACAAGTTCAGCTTTGACATCATGCCCACGGCACGGCCCAAGAGGAAGGGCAAGTGTGCCCGCAGGACCCCCATCCGTGCCCCCAGCGGGGTGCAGCAGGCCTCCTTGGGCAGTTCCCTGAGGGCCTCGCTCCTGGCCTGGATACTGGGGCTGGTGGTCACTCTTCGCTGA